A genome region from Cyprinus carpio isolate SPL01 chromosome B23, ASM1834038v1, whole genome shotgun sequence includes the following:
- the LOC109113146 gene encoding amphoterin-induced protein 3-like — protein sequence MTSTSCVVLISLLVRLSGAICPQGCLCISDILNCGSSGLDRFPNPLPFTTSVLDLSHNRLTWLAAGSFYGLPRLHTLHMSHNRISLLSPGAFHNISSLRYLDLSSNKLQVVGKHHFQDLPALEVLLLYNNRLTRVESNTLMGLGSLRKVYFSLNQITDFPFFSIRKHSHPNLVTLDLSSNRLFRLPIDDIVVLPAAVQKGLFLHNNSLECDCSMYRMFWQWEQKGYPSMKDYKADYKCLMYGEPQISINFLRSSHFFENCTIGKMISLISPKADKVVYEGEQVRLDCTGTLNGEDLSYSWIIPHQENISQMIQNGSLRLNQDGSLDILAAQSIDSGVYQCTAVDNTRMINESREVNLTVVAQRAMEEPFYTGYTTLLGCVVTLVLILMYLYLTPCHCGCCKPPPPSPGISNFGEDRCTLASIFAAPSTDRLKSKAQSDRHVVFLEPLMTGKNGHPKAAFAVEQPKIKWER from the coding sequence ATGACTTCTACATCTTGTGTGGTTTTGATCTCACTCTTGGTTCGGCTCTCGGGGGCTATTTGTCCTCAAGGCTGCCTGTGCATATCTGACATACTGAACTGTGGCTCCTCGGGTCTAGATAGATTCCCTAACCCGCTTCCATTCACAACTTCTGTCCTGGACCTTAGTCATAACAGACTAACATGGCTGGCAGCCGGCAGCTTCTACGGGCTCCCAAGGCTGCACACTTTGCATATGTCCCATAACCGCATCTCCTTGCTCAGTCCGGGAGCTTTCCATAACATCAGCAGTCTTCGATACCTGGACCTCTCTTCCAACAAATTGCAGGTGGTGGGGAAGCATCACTTCCAGGACCTGCCAGCCTTGGAGGTGCTGTTGCTGTACAACAATCGTCTTACCCGCGTGGAGAGCAACACCCTAATGGGGCTCGGCAGTCTCAGGAAGGTTTACTTCAGCCTCAACCAGATCACAGATTTCCCGTTCTTCTCGATTCGTAAGCACAGCCACCCCAACCTGGTTACACTGGACCTCTCCTCAAACCGCCTGTTTCGTTTGCCTATAGATGACATTGTAGTGCTGCCCGCTGCAGTGCAAAAAGGCCTTTTCCTGCACAACAACAGTCTGGAGTGCGATTGCTCTATGTACCGCATGTTTTGGCAGTGGGAGCAGAAGGGATATCCAAGTATGAAAGACTACAAGGCTGACTACAAGTGTCTGATGTACGGTGAGCCTCAAATCTCAATTAATTTTCTGCGCTCATCGCACTTCTTTGAGAACTGTACCATTGGGAAGATGATATCCCTGATATCTCCGAAGGCTGATAAAGTTGTTTACGAGGGTGAACAAGTGAGACTGGACTGCACTGGAACACTAAACGGAGAAGACCTGTCTTACAGCTGGATCATTCCTCATCAAGAAAACATCTCTCAGATGATCCAGAACGGATCTCTACGTCTCAATCAAGATGGTAGCTTGGATATTCTAGCTGCCCAGTCCATAGATTCAGGGGTCTACCAGTGCACTGCGGTGGATAACACGAGGATGATCAATGAATCACGAGAAGTGAATTTAACGGTGGTAGCCCAGCGTGCCATGGAGGAGCCGTTCTACACAGGCTACACTACTCTTCTGGGATGTGTGGTGACCCTTGTCCTCATATTGATGTACCTGTATTTAACCCCATGTCATTGTGGTTGCTGCAAACCTCCTCCTCCCTCTCCGGGCATCTCAAACTTTGGGGAAGACCGCTGCACTCTGGCCTCTATCTTTGCAGCTCCTTCAACGGATCGACTCAAGAGCAAGGCTCAGTCCGACAGGCACGTAGTGTTCCTTGAGCCACTCATGACAGGGAAAAATGGCCATCCAAAAGCTGCATTTGCTGTTGAACAGCCTAAAATTAAATGGGAAAgatga